Part of the Fibrobacter sp. UWP2 genome, TGATCTTGAAGCGCACTTCTTCGCGCTTGGTTCGCTCGGCAGGGGAAATCTGTTCCAGTAGGATTTCGCCGAATCTTCCTTCGGGCAAAAACGGCGTGCGGAGCGAGTTGTCGGGGGCAAGCTGGAAGTGCCCGATGAGACCGGCGTACTGGCTTGTGATGGGGTAGTCCACCAGTTCCGAGAGTGTATTTTCTTCGCCGCCAATGACCTGGATGGTGCGGATGAACCCGTACTCCGAGTATGAACGTTTGTCCTCAATGGCGAGGTCCTTCGCAATTTGCTGGTTCAGCGTGTTGGCGACGAACATAGCATGACCCTGGTACAAGGAGTTTGTACCGAGTTCCAACTGCGAATACGCCTGGTAGAGGAGAACTACCAGGGGTAAGGCGATGACAGCAAAGATTGCTGCGAATATTAGGTGGATTTTGCGCATTCAGGTGCGGAACGCATCTGGTAGCCTTCGCCACGGAACGTGACCAAGAGCTTCGGGTGCGCAGGATCGTCTTCGATCTTCTTGCGGAGCTTGGTGATGTGGATGTCAACGGTACGGGTGTCGACCGATTCGGCATTCTCGTAACCCCAGACCTTGCGGAGCAGTTCGGCGCGCGGTACGGCGTGGTCACGGTTGTTCCACAGGTATTCGAGGATTTCAATCTCCTTGCGAGTGAAAGCGAGTTCTTCTTTACCGCGGGTGCCGGTGTATTCGCGGAAGTTCACGCGGAGATTGCCTGCGGCGAGTTTGCCCTCGTTCTCGAGGGACTGGCGGCTACGGCGGAGCACAGCCTCGATGCGGGCGAGGAGCATGGGCACGGAGAACGGCTTCGGGATGTAGTCGTCGGCGCCGAACTTGAGACCGTTGATAATGTCTTCGTCGGCATTCTTGGCCGAGAGGATGATGATGGGGAGGCTTCTGTCTTTTTCGCGAATCTTGTCGCAAACGGTAAAGCCGTCCATGCCCGGGAGCATCAAGTCAAGGAGAACAAGGCCGTATTGACCGGAGAGCGCTTCGGTAAGGCCGCTCTCGCCATCGGCCACGTGTTTGACAGAGTAACCATTCAGTTCGCAGAGGTCCACGAGACCTTCGGCAATGGCGATTTCGTCTTCGATAATGAGAATGCTAGTGCTGCTAGTGTTTTGTGCCATTTTATGTTGTTCCTTTGAAACTTGATTAGATTGCGAGACCGCCGCCGAGTTCAACAGCCATGTTGCCACTGCTGAATTCTTCGGGATAGTCGCCGCCAATGTAGTACTTGAAGTTCGAGTAGATGGCGATGGGGATAATCGGGAGTTTGAAGCGAGCTCCCACGAGGATGTGTCCGCCGACGCTGGTTTTGAGTCCTTCTTTCAAAGCCTGGTCCTGTACGCGCTGCTTCATGGTGTCGCCAAGTCCGTTGACCTTGGGCTGGAGTTCGAGCATCTTGGCTTGGATTGCCTCGGCGTCAAGACCTTCGGTGTTCTGCAAGCCGGCGATTTCCTGGATAAGTCCTGCAATTTCCGGGTCGTCCACCAGTGCGCTCACAAAGCCCTGGTTCAACACGAAGGAATTTGCATGGATGGAGAGGCCGCCACCAATATAGGGTCGAATGATGGGAAGCATCGTGAAGGGGTAGGTGATTGAAATGTCGCCCGTCATGGTGACGAATTTCGGGTTGGCCTTGCCAAACGGGGTTCCGCCAATTTCAATTTCGAGGGGGAGTTCCTGATATGTTCCGTTTGTGGGATCCTTTACCCAGAGGCTAGCATCGTACGAGCCGAACTGGAAGTTCAACGTACCTTCAATGTCAATGATGGGGAGCAGGTCAACCCACAGCTTGAAACCAAAACCTTGCATGGTTCCGTCAAAACCTTCGTGGCTGAACTTGAGATTTTCGGCCACTTTTTGCGGGGTGGAGGCTGCGTCCAACTTGCTGCCAAAGCTCGGGGAGTAGTGCGCGCCAATGCCAATGATGGCGAACGACTGGCTCGCGAGCAAAGCGGCCGCGGCAATCAAAACCTTGAAATTCATAAATCTCTCCTTGGTAAAACTCGTGTGTTGAAACTACATAAAAAAAAGCAAAAAGGCACGCCCTGATTCTTGAAAAAACAACTTTTTAACGGAAAAAAGCGTGCCGAAGCACGCTTGTTTCTAAATGTTTGCGGTAGTTCGCCCGAAAGTCGCTTTGAGCCCGCCTCGGTCTTACTTGATGGCCGGGATGATGAGGAACACCTTTTGGCCTTTTTTCACAGGGATCTTGTCGAAGTTGTAGACGCCGACAGTCTCTCCATGCGAACCTTGGGCGGCGACGCTCACGCTGTGGCTGCCAGGTTCTACAGGCATACGGGTCATGTAGAAGGAGTTGGGGAGGAAGAGCCCCACGCGGAGGTCCGCCTGCTCCAGCTGGCCTTGAGCCACATCGACGCCGATGTTCTTGATGAGGTCAAAGATGCCGTTGCCGGTGTTGGTCGCCTGTTTTGCCTTTTGGGCGG contains:
- a CDS encoding response regulator transcription factor, whose product is MAQNTSSTSILIIEDEIAIAEGLVDLCELNGYSVKHVADGESGLTEALSGQYGLVLLDLMLPGMDGFTVCDKIREKDRSLPIIILSAKNADEDIINGLKFGADDYIPKPFSVPMLLARIEAVLRRSRQSLENEGKLAAGNLRVNFREYTGTRGKEELAFTRKEIEILEYLWNNRDHAVPRAELLRKVWGYENAESVDTRTVDIHITKLRKKIEDDPAHPKLLVTFRGEGYQMRSAPECAKST